A region of the Epinephelus fuscoguttatus linkage group LG13, E.fuscoguttatus.final_Chr_v1 genome:
ttaaagggtttttttgggggagtttttccttatctgctgtgagggttctaaggacagagggatgttgtatgctgtaaagccctgtgaggcaaattgtgattagtgatattgtattgtataaataaaattgattgattgattgatgggtggcacagtggtgtggtggttagcactgtcgcctcacagcaagagggttgccggtttgatccagggtgtgggagcccttctgtgtggagtttgcatgttctccccgtgtcagtgtgggttctctccgggcactccggcttcctcccacagtccaaagacatgcagattggggtctaggttaattgataactctaaattgaccgtaggtgtgaatgtgaacgtgaatggttgtctgtctctatgtgtcagccctgcaacagtctggcgacctgtccagggtgtaccctgcctctcgcccgatgtcagctgggataggccccaaccccccccgcgaccctcaagaggatgaagtggttagaagatgaatgaatgaatgaatgaatgaatgattgattgattgaacatcTGCAAAAAACTCTGATGTTCTATCAGACTGTTGTGGCAAGCGCCCTCTTCTATACGGTGGTGTGCTGGGGAGGCAGCATCAAGAAGGGGGACCCCTCACAACTGGACCAATTGGTGAGGAAAGCGGGCTCTGTTGTGGGGACACAGAGCTGGACAGCCTGACATCCGTGGCAGAGCGACGAGCGCTGAGCAGAGTCCTGTCAATCATAGACAATCCACTGCATTCACTGCACAGTACCATCCACAGGCAGAGGAGCAGATtcagtgacaggctgctatCTGCTACTGAGGAAATCGTTCCTCCCATACGTCATGCGGCTCTTTAACTCCACCCAGAGGAGATAACTGTGGGTGTCTAATTGTGTATGTATGCTAACTTCATTGGTCAAACGGACCACACATCAATATTCTCTCATCTTACTTCACTGTTGTTAGGTATGCTTTTTTCCATTACCTTGCTGGctacaaaataaatcattttctttgGTTTCTGTCTTTTTCACCCAAAGACAGCCCCTAGAGTACAGCATGCACTCCCAGTTTAAGGGTCAGTGGGCTCCGTTATGTATTTTTGCCTGCACCTTACTACAAATTTTTCCTCAAACTACTGGCTTTTTGACGGTTATTATGTAATGTGACCTATTTTGCTTGATATTTAGAGTACAAAACAATGTCAGTATCATCAGAAAGCTGGGATTCACTTCTAACTGTATAAAACTCATTGCTGTTTGCagcttttctgctgctgttataTGGATACAGAATTCTGCCTCTTAATTTCTAGTCCTAGTACGCTGCTTTGTCAATCAGCTCTTCATTGTCCAGTAAAATTGTAACGAGTCAATATGATTTGTCTACATATTCTGCTGACAATGTGTACTGAATGTTTTTATCCATACTGTTCTGAATACAAATTCCATTCACCATCACCACATCTGGAACCCTTCAAAGAGAGACAGCTAAAGCAAGCTTGACGCACCCAACATCGTTTCTAAAATGCACTGAGAgtgcaggagctgctgatggCTCAGCAGGTACTGAACAAAGTAAAGTGGAAATCCCTGCAAATGTTGCCAAGACTGTACCAATACCAGGCTTATTATGAACCCATaacaatttagaaaaaaaaaaaacaatatcaacCTTATTTTTCCTATACCTGAATTTCATGTGTTGACATCAAGAGTGTAATTTCCTGATTATTCATGGCTTAGTATAACATATCATtcttatttctttcttcttcaaaATTATGTCTGACAGTTGTGTAAACATATGACAATGCTTAAAAAGTTTATCTCCTCCAAAACCATCACATTTAAAGATGCTTGATGTTTAAAAGTCATGTTAACTGTGATAGAAGTTCAGTGTAGCCGAACATGATTTTAATCAGAAACACTGGTGACATGACCCCAAAATCTCAGTGGAAGTTCTGGCCCTGTGACGGATTTGTTAAACAATTCATTTGTAACACCACTTTTTTGATATTCGCTGAattgcacacaaaaacacatgataaagaaaaaaacaaagacggACTTAACCGTTTTTGCAAGTGAACCTTTTGTTTGTATGTGGGTGTGATACTGAAACAATTATTTTAGAGCaacaaattcagaatgaaacttgtgattactcaacagaatgaaaatacaATGTTAAAATTTCATTGATCAGTCATTACATTTTCAGGGCTGATGTTATGCTTTACTGTGTATAAGTCATACTAACAAATTCTTACATTAAACAAAACCAAATGATCACAGGGAGTCACTTATCCTTAGCATGATTGTAGAAAAATAAGACAATAATCAATATTTATGCATTACTTCATTTTGGCTTGACAGAACAACCTCTTAAGATGTTTGGAAATTTCTTTCATCTTTAATCCATACATGATTGGATTAAATAGAGGATGATACAAAACAATTTGTAAAGTCATTATTAAATGCACAATTTCTGGAAAAACAGGTTCCAGTCCAACTATAATgacatcatacacacacaaacaggaaaagTTTACCAAAACGATCAAGTGCGGTAAACAAGTCTGTGCAGCCTTTTTTCTGACTTCTCTACCATTTTGATAAGTTATTACAAATATCCTAGTGTATGTAAAAAGTATGAAAAGCACAGGAACAAGTGCAAGATTAACTAGCATAATCATATCTCGTACAAGGCGTGCTCTTGAGATCACACACTGAAGTTTATAAACTGTATTGttacaaaaaaacccttttaaaaTTAAGTTACAAAGTTTTTTATTAGCACTCACACCAGTTGGCACTGCCATCTCGCAAGCAGGCAGAACCCAAGCTAAAACCAGGAAAATACTGACAGTTGTTTTGGTCATGATAGTTGGATATTTCAGAGGTTTACATATTGAAACATACCTGTCATAAGCCATGACTGCCAACAGTAAGAACTCTGAAGCAGCTAAAGAGTAAAACACCTGAAACTGAAAGAGACACGCAGAATATGATATGATCTGTTTTTCAGATAAAAAGACAATCA
Encoded here:
- the LOC125899805 gene encoding olfactory receptor 11A1-like; translated protein: MDDEFNVTYITLGGHVEVDKYRYVYFVIMFIVYILIICSNSTIVYLIWVHKNLHEPMYIFIAALLLNSVLLSTAVYPKLLIVFLSEKQIISYSACLFQFQVFYSLAASEFLLLAVMAYDRYVSICKPLKYPTIMTKTTVSIFLVLAWVLPACEMAVPTGVSANKKLCNLILKGFFCNNTVYKLQCVISRARLVRDMIMLVNLALVPVLFILFTYTRIFVITYQNGREVRKKAAQTCLPHLIVLVNFSCLCVYDVIIVGLEPVFPEIVHLIMTLQIVLYHPLFNPIMYGLKMKEISKHLKRLFCQAKMK